A region of Oncorhynchus tshawytscha isolate Ot180627B unplaced genomic scaffold, Otsh_v2.0 Un_contig_3519_pilon_pilon, whole genome shotgun sequence DNA encodes the following proteins:
- the LOC121845333 gene encoding zinc finger protein 135-like, whose product MSPGQSDDVDWNEEGGTRLPSNRLEAKSDLERHTPEQRESDVTTSQSESVFLKPHLCTKCGKGFHQAGCLKRHLRTHTGEKPFVCPRCGRAWSDSGNLKRHMRKTHPGEEMVVKRVDTQRSDPTESREEMNVDSIKSEEQGTSRSLQLKEEDACGAPVSPSQAQADGVDRNVEDRDWLPSIGLKAEPMSSRQSDDDAAERKEEWNEAGGATLPSDGLEAESARERHSCDKPLLPSSTLAESPSCASPGGTLLCGLKRVSVWLVDCRKTPGQSGLQMHKATQTGEKPHSWSNAEQHKTLSGDRPGSHICDHCGKNFTTATNLKRHFLYLSGEKPYICSECGKRFTQAGSLKIHQRTHTGEKPYICPRCGKAWSDYGNLKRHMRRHTVKQYTVKPHHCSDCGKQFIVKSSLKHHRLVFHTDHPHRCGQCKKSFITAERLESHIKTQHPPRDPLKNPHVCFECGKGFHQAGCLKRHLRTHTGRNHLFALVVGGLGVILET is encoded by the exons ATGAGTCCCGGCCAATCAGATGACGTAGACTGGAATGAAGAGGGAGGAACTAGGTTGCCTAGCAACAGACTGGAGGCGAAATCTGATTTAGAGAGGCACACACCAGAGCAGAGGGAGAGTGATGTGACTACTTCCCAGTCTGAAAGTGTTTTTCTCAAACCACACTTGTGCACTAAATGCGGTAAGGGTTTCCATCAGGCCGGCTGTCTTAAGAGACACCTGAGAACTCATACGGGGGAGAAACCATTTGTTTGCCCTCGTTGTGGGAGGGCTTGGAGTGATTCTGGAAACTTAAAAAGACACATGAGAAAAACTCACCCAGGAGAGGAGATGGTTGTTAAGAGGGTCGATACTCAGAGGAGTGACCCTACAGAGAGTAGGGAGGAAATGAATGTGGATTCAATTAAATCTGAGGAGCAGGGAACGTCTCGGTCACTCCAGCTGAAAGAGGAGGATGCTTGCGGTGCGCCCGTGAGTCCCAGCCAGGCTCAAGCTGATGGTGTAGACCGCAACGTTGAGGACAGGGATTGGTTGCCTAGCATCGGACTGAAGGCGGAGCCCATGAGTTCCAGACAATCCGATGATGACGCTGCAGAACGCAAAGAAGAATGGAACGAAGCGGGAGGCGCTACGTTGCCTAGCGATGGACTGGAGGCGGAGTCAGCTCGAGAGCGCCACAGTTGC GACAAGCCTCTCTTGCCCTCCTCCACCCTCGCAGAGTCCCCGAGTTGTGCCTCTCCCGGTGGCACTTTATTGTGCGGTCTGAAGAGGGTGTCTGTGTGGCTTGTCGACTGCAGGAAGACACCGGGGCAGAGTGGCCTTCAAATGCACAAGGCAacacagacaggagagaaacccCACAGCTGGTCTAATGCTGAACAACACAAAACCCTCTCAGGAGACAGGCCTGGCTCCCATATCTGTGATCACTGTGGGAAGAATTTTACCACAGCAACCAATCTGAAAAGACACTTCCTGTATTTGTCTGGAGAGAAACCATACATCTGCTCTGAATGCGGAAAGAGATTCACGCAGGCCGGCAGTCTTAAGATACACCAGAGAACTCATACTGGGGAGAAACCGTACATCTGCCCTCGTTGTGGGAAGGCTTGGAGTGATTATGGAAACTTAAAGAGACACATGAGAAGGCATACTGTTAAACAATACACGGTGAAACCTCACCACTGCTCGGATTGTGGGAAACAGTTCATTGTAAAATCAAGCCTTAAACATCACCGGCTAGTGTTTCACACAGACCACCCTCATCGCTGTGGTCAATGTAAGAAGAGCTTCATAACTGCAGAAAGACTGGAATCACACATTAAGACACAACACCCGCCAAGGGATCCTCTGAAGAACCCACACGTGTGCTTTGAATGTGGAAAGGGCTTCCATCAGGCCGGCTGTCTTAAGAGACACCTGAGGACTCATACGGGGAGAAACCATTTGTTTGCCCTCGTTGTGGGAGGGCTTGGAGTGATTCTGGAAACTTAA